CCGCTGCGCCTCGATCATCGTCACGCCGCCACCGTTCGGGGGAGGGTTCGTGTACAGCTCCCAGCCCTCCCCAAGGTCCGCCACGAGCGGCTCGTCCCAGATGACCTTGTAGGCCGCGAGGTCCTCGACGGTCATCCGACCCCCGTCGGCCTGGATCGCGGCCGCCGCCTTCTCGGCCCACGGCCCGCCGTACATGTAGCCGGTCCCCTGCTCGGCCACCGCGCGCAGCGTCGCCGCCAGCGCGGGCTGGCGCAGGACGTCCCCCTCGACGTACGGAGAGCCATCCCCCCTCAGGAACGTCGCCTTCGTCTCCGGAAGTCGCGCGAGATCCGCGGCCCGCCCCTCCCAGTAGCCCTCCACCTTCTTCGAGATGGGGAAGCCCTGCTCGGCGACGTGGATCGAGGGCTTGAAGATCTCCGCCCACGGGAGCCGTCCGAAACGCTCATGCGCCGCCCCGACCCCCTTCATGAACCCACCCACGAGCGCCGTGCGCCCGCTGACCTCGGTCCCGTACATCCCGTCGGGAGACGACAGATCGATGCCGCCGGGGATGTTCGCGGGATCGTACTCGCCGAGCACCGTGTTCCACTCGGCGTTCATCGTGAAGACCCGGTCCGTGCCCGCGTCGTAGTAGACGAGCGACAGGATGCCGAAGTAGCTGATCGGCGCGCCCGCGGTGAGCGCGACCTGCATGAGCGAGGTCGTCATCGCGGCGTCGATCGCGTTCCCTCCTTGCTTCAGCGCCTCCAGTCCGGCGCGCGCCGCGAGCCCGTTGTAGGCGACGGTGACCGCTCCGTTCTCGCCGGTGGCGACGCCGGCCTCCGTCCGGTCCACGAGTTGCGCCTCCATGAACCGCTCGTAGTCGGCGGCCCAGCGCTCCGGCGAGAGATCCGGCTCCGCCTGGCACGCCGCCAGCACCAGGACGACGGCGAGGCGCGCGAACGGGCGGCCACGTACGGATCGGCCCGCCGAGCGGCGCGCGGAACGACTCGCGGCCGGGCTCATTGGTCGGACGTCGCGGACGGACGAAGCCACTGTTCCCACCATTCGAGTTGGACCCACATCCGGTGCACCATGCGCCACGGGGTCCATCCCCCGTGGTAGGAGTCGGGATAGCGCACGAACTTCGCGGGCACCTGCTGCTTCCGCAGCGCCACGTACATCTGCTCGGCCTCCTCGATCGGCACCCGGTGGTCCGATTCCCCGTGGACGAAGAGGGTCGGCGTCGTCACGCCCTTCGCGTGGATGATGGGGGAGGAACGCAGCAGGTTCTCCAGACCTCGCTCCTCCCACGGCGGCCCATAGAACTCGCTCTCCTTCGTGCGGGGGATGTCCGCGACGGCGTAGTCGCTGACCCAGTTGGAGATCGAAGCCCCGGCGATGGCGGCGGCGAAGCGATCCGTCTGCGTGATGACCCAGTTCGTGAGGTATCCCCCGTAGGAATACCCGGTCACGCCCATGCGCGCGGTGTCGATGTCGTACGTCTCGATCGCGTGGTCGACACCCGCCATCACGTCGTCGTAGTCGTTGAAGCCCCAGCCGCCCCAGGTCCCCCAGCGGAAGTCCTCGCCGTATCCGGTCGAGGCCCGCGGGTTGGTGAACAGGACCATGTAGCCCTGCGCCGCGAGGAGCTGCTGGTCGAACGAGAACGTGTTGCCGTAGGCGCCGTGCGGTCCGCCGTGCATCTGCAGGACCAGCGGGAATCCGCCCTGCCCGGCGGCGTACCCGCGCCCCGGCAGCATCCACCCTTCGACCTCCGTCCCATCCGGACTCCGGAACGAGAGCCGTTCCGGGCTCGACAGTGCGATCTCGGCGAGCAGGTCGCGATTCACCTCGCTCAGCCGCACCTCGTCATCCGCGTCCGCCCCCACGTCCGCGACCCAGACATCCCCCGGTTCCGTCGGCGCCGTGGCTCGGAACGCGACGCGCGAGAAATCCCCCGAGAAGGAGAAGCTCCCGAGCCGGCGGTCCCCCGCCGTCACCTGCTCGACCGCCCCCCCTCCCTCGGCGACGCGGAAGAGGTGCGTGTTGCCGCGAATCCCGGCGGAGAAGTAGACGTGCCCGCCGTCCGCGCTCACGGTGGGTCCGCCGGGGATGAGGTCCCACTCCGCAGTGAGGTTGCGGAGCCGCGTCCCGCTCTCCGCGTCGAATACGAACAGGTCGTTCGGCGCCCCGCGGTCGCGCGCCTCCGCGATGATGATGTCGAGGCCTTCGTTGCCCCGGACCACGAGCCGCGCGCCGTCGGCGGACCACGCGGGGGAGGAGTAGTTGTATCCGTCGTCCGTGAGCCGGTTCACGTCGCCATCGAGGTCGACGACCCAGAGATCCGACCGCTCGTACGAGTGTTCATCGCGCTGGTGCGCGTCCGCGGTGAACGCGAGCCGTCGGCCGTCGGGACTCCAGGCGAGCCCGGAGGCGTCGAAGCCGAGTTCCGTGAGCCGCCGCGCTTCTCCCCCCTCCGCCGACAGCAGGTAGACCTCGCGGGGAGGCGTCGCGTTCGGGTCGCGCGGATCCGGGAGATAGCCGCGCCGGTCGAAGCGGTAGTTCATCCAGTCGTACTCGCGTCCGTCGAAGCGCTCGACCGTGCGGCGCTCGAAGTCGGAGGCGTAGGACGGCTCCGGTGGCGGCCCGGGCGGCGTGGGCCGGGTGAAGGCGATCCAGCGGCCGTCCGGGCTGAAGACGGGAGAACCGCCGAGTCCCTCGAGTTGAAACGCCTCCCCCGCCGGCCGGTCCATGCGGAGGAACCACGTGCTCCCGGCGCCCGACCCGCCCGGGTCCGGCCGGTTCGACGTGAAGACGAGGTGGCGCCCATCCGGCGTCCAGCGGGGCGAGGAGGCGCTGAAGCTCGGGCTCGTCACCCGCGTGGCCTCCCCGGAGCCGTCGGCGTTCGCCAGCCGGATCTCGCTGTGGCGGCGGTTCTCCTCCTCGAGGACCGTCGTCACGACGTAGGCCACGCGCGAACCATCGGGCGAGAGGGCCGGGCTCCCCGCGTCCTTCAACCGGTAGTAGTCCGCGAGTTCGAGCGGCCGTCCCTCCTGCGAGGCGAGCGGGGCCGGTACGACGGCGCTGTGGACGCTGAAGGCCGCGACCGACGAGAACAGGGACGAGAAGCGAACGCGCATCGCGAGCCTCCTGGAGCGGATCCGGCTGCCTAGCGAGGCAGCCGGTAGGCGAGAAGAAGGTTTCCGGGCATTTGGCCGAAAAGATCGTATCCCGAGTTGACGAGGACGTAGCCGCGCGCGACGACGGGTCCGGGGCCGTCGAGGGCGCCGCCCCGGCCCGGCACGCCGTTTACGGTCTCGAACTCGCGCGCAGTGTCGATATCCCAGAGAACGGAGCCGTCCTCCGTCGAGAAGGCGCGCAGGTGGCCGTCCAGGCTCCCGGCAAGCACCGCCCCTTCGATCGCGGTGGGTGCCGCGGAGAAGAAGGGCATGCAACCCGCGCGGCCCGCGCACACGGACGGATCGGGGGGAGCGTGCCAGAGGACTTCTCCGCCGGCGAGTTCCAGGGCGTAGACGCCGGGGGTGGGCGGCTCCTCCGCGTTCATCTGCGTGGGGGCACCGGAACGCGGGTCCGAGATGATCGCGAACGGGTTGTCGACGTTCGGCACGTAGGCCCGACGTCCGTCGGACGTGAGACCCCAGTGGATGCCACCGAGCGAGCTCCCCCTCCCGACCCGGCGCGCCCACACGAGTTCGCCTTCCGAGTCGGGATCCAGGGCCCACACCATGCCGGATTTCTGCCCGGCGATGAGGAGCTGGGAGCCGTCCTCGGCGGTGACGATGATCGGAGCCATCCCGAAGTCGTGGTCCGGCCCCGTCGGCGCGGGACAGTTCTGGAAGCGGGGCGAAAGGCAGGACATGTTCCAGGCGTCGTCGGCGCGCCCCTGGAAGGTCCAGCGGCCCTCGCCCGTCTCCATGTCGAGCGCGGTGATCGCGTCGCTCCCGCCCGTCGTCGGCCGCGTGTAGTTCTCGCCGGTCCCGATGTAAAGGAGGCCTCGCGCGGCGTCGACCGTCGGGCTCGACCACACGGGCGCCCCGGAGGGCGCGAAGAGCCGGGTCCCGGCCTCGTTCTCTCCCGTGTGTCGCGGTTCCTCGGCCACGGTCCGGAACTCCCAGAGCGGTTCGCCCGTCTCCGCCGAGAAGGCGGCGACGCCTCCGCTGGATGTGCAGCACTCGTAGGTCGGGTCGCCGGCGCTGATGATCTCCATCGAGGAGAGGGGGACGAAGACGCGGCCCTCGTGGACGGTCGCGCTCCCCGTGACGACGTGATCCGGGTGGGTCCCGGCCGCGGCCCGCCAGTGGAGGGCGCCGGTCGTCGCGTCGATCGCGTACACGTTCGTGGCGAAGTCGGCGAAGAAGGCGGACTGCCCGCCGTCGGGGCCGTCGCCGATCGCGATCGCGCCGCGCACCGCCGCGTCGCCCGAGAACACCCAGTGCACGCAACCGCTCTCCAGGTCGATGGAATACACCTCGCCGTACGCCGAGCCGACGATGATCCGGTCGTCGATCACCGCCGGTTTCGAGCGCACCTCGCTCACGTCCGGGAAGCCGAAGGCCCAGGCGAGTTCGAGGTTCGGCAGGTCCGCAGCCGCGAATCCCGCGCGGGCCGCATCCGCGAAGCCCGTCTCGCCGCCGCCGCCGCCCCAGCCCGACCAGTGCACGACGCCCTCCGCCCGCGGCGAGCTCGCGCAGAAGGCGGAGGATGGGAGGCGGGTCTCGACCAGCGTCCGGCCGGTGAGCCACTCCGCCACGGCGCGGCGCTCGTCGGGTGTGAGATCCTCGCCGTGTCGGCGCATGCGGCCGCCCTCCAGCGAACTGAGGACCGCCCGGGGCGTCATCGCGCCGAGCGTGGTGAGGCCCGGGGCGCGCACCGTGCGCTGCCCGGAATGACACTCCGCGCACGAGGCGGCGTACACGCGCATGCCGGGACTGTCATCCATGAGGGGCGGATCGAGCAGCCCCCGCGCCGGCTCCTGGGCGACGGCCGGCCCGGCTCCGACAGTCAGAGCAATGCCGGCCAGTACGCCGGTGAAAGCAGCGGCAACAATGCGCATCGGGCGTTTCTCCGGAACGGGGTCGAGAGAACCCGTGGAACATAGGCCCTCACGTTCCGTTGCGGCACGGCGCGCCGGCGGCGGCGGTTGGGGCGAGCGGCTAGCGGCGGATGGGGCGCGCCGCCCCGATCACGCGGTGCACGATGAGATCGGCCACCGCGTCGGCCTGTATCCCATCGTGGTCGCCGGTGCCGCGCCAGTGGGTCTGGGCCACGACGACGAGTTGCCGATCCGGCACGACCCACACGAACTGGCCGCCGTAGCCCCACAGCACGAACGCGGACACGTCGCCGCCGCCCTGGCGGTCGCTCCACGTCTGATAGCCGTACCCCGCGTCGCGCAGGACGTAGCCGATCTCGCCCACCTCGACGAGCCGCCCGATCTGTGCCTCCACCCACATCCGGGACACGATCTGCCCAGAGCCGGAACGTCCGCCCTGCAGCAGGAGCTGGCCGACCTTCGCGGCGTCCCGGGGACGGAGCGCCAGCGCGGCGCCGCCCACGATCACGCTGTCCTGCATCACCGGCCAGCGCTTGTTCCCGATCCCGAGCGGGTCCAACAACTCCCGCTCGGCGAACTCGAGCGCACTGCCCTCGACGACGTTCTCCACGATCACCGTGAGCAGGTGCGACCCGCCGGTGTTGTAGATGAACCGCCCGCCCGGCGGGGCAACGATGGGCAGGTCGAGGACGTATCCGACGGGCCGGCCGGAACGGACCCACGGGCCGAAGTCCTCCTCGTCGGACCACTGCATGCCGCTCGTCATCGTGAGGAGATCGCGCACGCGGATGCCGCCATGCTCGGACCGCAGCGACGGATGCCCCAGCCGGTCCGTCATCAGATCCTCCGGATCCAGAAGTCCGCGGTCCGAGGCGAGGCCGACGAGCAGCGCCGTGACCGTCTTCGTGACGGACCGCATGTCGAAGGCCGAATCCCGGTGCATGCCGCCGAAGTACGCCTCCTCGACGAGCCGCCCGTTCCGGACCGCGACGAGGGCCCGGATGTTCGGCACGGCGCCCGCCGCGTCCTCGAATGCACTCCCCAGCAGCTCCGGATCGAATCCCTCCGCTTCGGGCGTCGACATCGCCCACGCTCGCGAAAGATCGATCGGCGCGGGCACCGGATCGGGTCCGGCCCCGGGATCCTCCGGAACCGCCGGCGCAACCGGGTCGCCGCACGCTGCCAGCGCCGCCAGCGCTCCGAGCGTCGCCGCCTGGAAGGCTTCGCCCGGGCAGGCGGCCCGCACCCTCCCACCTCGCCCTCGCGAGGCCTGCCTACTCGTGGCGCCTCCGCCGGAACGGCATTGAGAGCATCCCGCGCAGCGTCCCCCATTCCGAGCGGTCCACGTTCTCGAGCCCGAGGCGGATCTCGCGCGGCTCGCATCGGAGCCGGAAGCTCCCGAAGGCCCGGTCCCAGAACGAGAAGATGCTCGAGTAGTTCGAGTCGGTCTCGGGCTGGTAGTCGGAATGATGGACCCAGTGAATCCACGGGGTGACAATGAGCCAGCGCAGGCATCGGTCCACCCGGTCGGGCAATCGCACGTTGCTGTGGTGGAAGAGGATGATCGGGAGGAGGATCGCCTCGTAGACCAGGAGTTCGGCCACCGTCACCCCGAGGAGGGGAAGTACGGCGAGCCGCGCGATCGAGGAGAGCACGATCTCCCCCGTGTGGAAGCGGAGACCCGACGTGGCGTCCAGTTCCGCATCTGAGTGGTGGACCTGGTGGAAGCGCCACAGGAACCGGACCCGGTGGTTCAGCCGGTGCCACAGGTACTGCCACGCATCGAAGATCACGACCGCGAGCCCGATCCTCGCCCACACCGGGAGTTCGAGCAGGTGAAGGAGGCCGAAATCGCGTTCCCTTGCCGCTT
This region of Candidatus Palauibacter polyketidifaciens genomic DNA includes:
- a CDS encoding gamma-glutamyltransferase: MSPAASRSARRSAGRSVRGRPFARLAVVLVLAACQAEPDLSPERWAADYERFMEAQLVDRTEAGVATGENGAVTVAYNGLAARAGLEALKQGGNAIDAAMTTSLMQVALTAGAPISYFGILSLVYYDAGTDRVFTMNAEWNTVLGEYDPANIPGGIDLSSPDGMYGTEVSGRTALVGGFMKGVGAAHERFGRLPWAEIFKPSIHVAEQGFPISKKVEGYWEGRAADLARLPETKATFLRGDGSPYVEGDVLRQPALAATLRAVAEQGTGYMYGGPWAEKAAAAIQADGGRMTVEDLAAYKVIWDEPLVADLGEGWELYTNPPPNGGGVTMIEAQRLAAASGLLDAGHWTESPEALRTALDVTRASLLGFVPPEVAASIVGGEFTPEARVTPDHADRLWNVMQAGLPFGTWVPRGPGHSDDVVAIDGEGNIAAITHSINAVLWGKTAIVVDGITIGDPASFQQAQIARLEPGSRLPAPTQTGILFRDGRPVLGFASMGSGLHHRTFQGLLNFMRFRMTVDEAIDTPDFFMPNSDPSTGALTFRVPGGRFPPEVLDGTGYAYEEIYPLEARFGGEGLWVAIQRDPDTGALRAASHNRNNSAAVAW
- a CDS encoding S9 family peptidase — its product is MRVRFSSLFSSVAAFSVHSAVVPAPLASQEGRPLELADYYRLKDAGSPALSPDGSRVAYVVTTVLEEENRRHSEIRLANADGSGEATRVTSPSFSASSPRWTPDGRHLVFTSNRPDPGGSGAGSTWFLRMDRPAGEAFQLEGLGGSPVFSPDGRWIAFTRPTPPGPPPEPSYASDFERRTVERFDGREYDWMNYRFDRRGYLPDPRDPNATPPREVYLLSAEGGEARRLTELGFDASGLAWSPDGRRLAFTADAHQRDEHSYERSDLWVVDLDGDVNRLTDDGYNYSSPAWSADGARLVVRGNEGLDIIIAEARDRGAPNDLFVFDAESGTRLRNLTAEWDLIPGGPTVSADGGHVYFSAGIRGNTHLFRVAEGGGAVEQVTAGDRRLGSFSFSGDFSRVAFRATAPTEPGDVWVADVGADADDEVRLSEVNRDLLAEIALSSPERLSFRSPDGTEVEGWMLPGRGYAAGQGGFPLVLQMHGGPHGAYGNTFSFDQQLLAAQGYMVLFTNPRASTGYGEDFRWGTWGGWGFNDYDDVMAGVDHAIETYDIDTARMGVTGYSYGGYLTNWVITQTDRFAAAIAGASISNWVSDYAVADIPRTKESEFYGPPWEERGLENLLRSSPIIHAKGVTTPTLFVHGESDHRVPIEEAEQMYVALRKQQVPAKFVRYPDSYHGGWTPWRMVHRMWVQLEWWEQWLRPSATSDQ
- a CDS encoding PQQ-binding-like beta-propeller repeat protein, with protein sequence MRIVAAAFTGVLAGIALTVGAGPAVAQEPARGLLDPPLMDDSPGMRVYAASCAECHSGQRTVRAPGLTTLGAMTPRAVLSSLEGGRMRRHGEDLTPDERRAVAEWLTGRTLVETRLPSSAFCASSPRAEGVVHWSGWGGGGGETGFADAARAGFAAADLPNLELAWAFGFPDVSEVRSKPAVIDDRIIVGSAYGEVYSIDLESGCVHWVFSGDAAVRGAIAIGDGPDGGQSAFFADFATNVYAIDATTGALHWRAAAGTHPDHVVTGSATVHEGRVFVPLSSMEIISAGDPTYECCTSSGGVAAFSAETGEPLWEFRTVAEEPRHTGENEAGTRLFAPSGAPVWSSPTVDAARGLLYIGTGENYTRPTTGGSDAITALDMETGEGRWTFQGRADDAWNMSCLSPRFQNCPAPTGPDHDFGMAPIIVTAEDGSQLLIAGQKSGMVWALDPDSEGELVWARRVGRGSSLGGIHWGLTSDGRRAYVPNVDNPFAIISDPRSGAPTQMNAEEPPTPGVYALELAGGEVLWHAPPDPSVCAGRAGCMPFFSAAPTAIEGAVLAGSLDGHLRAFSTEDGSVLWDIDTAREFETVNGVPGRGGALDGPGPVVARGYVLVNSGYDLFGQMPGNLLLAYRLPR
- a CDS encoding serine hydrolase, producing the protein MRAACPGEAFQAATLGALAALAACGDPVAPAVPEDPGAGPDPVPAPIDLSRAWAMSTPEAEGFDPELLGSAFEDAAGAVPNIRALVAVRNGRLVEEAYFGGMHRDSAFDMRSVTKTVTALLVGLASDRGLLDPEDLMTDRLGHPSLRSEHGGIRVRDLLTMTSGMQWSDEEDFGPWVRSGRPVGYVLDLPIVAPPGGRFIYNTGGSHLLTVIVENVVEGSALEFAERELLDPLGIGNKRWPVMQDSVIVGGAALALRPRDAAKVGQLLLQGGRSGSGQIVSRMWVEAQIGRLVEVGEIGYVLRDAGYGYQTWSDRQGGGDVSAFVLWGYGGQFVWVVPDRQLVVVAQTHWRGTGDHDGIQADAVADLIVHRVIGAARPIRR
- a CDS encoding sterol desaturase family protein gives rise to the protein MFDDPTTLKATGAAIALAILWLVEGVLPMFEGRSARAGHGARNLALGVGNAAVAAVIFAAATLFVTEAARERDFGLLHLLELPVWARIGLAVVIFDAWQYLWHRLNHRVRFLWRFHQVHHSDAELDATSGLRFHTGEIVLSSIARLAVLPLLGVTVAELLVYEAILLPIILFHHSNVRLPDRVDRCLRWLIVTPWIHWVHHSDYQPETDSNYSSIFSFWDRAFGSFRLRCEPREIRLGLENVDRSEWGTLRGMLSMPFRRRRHE